The proteins below are encoded in one region of Serratia symbiotica:
- a CDS encoding YcbK family protein: MEKIDYHRRKWLALGGAAMGIALLPRSAFASFSTARPRILVVNNLNTGESIKAEFFDGKGYNKEELVRLNYLFRDYRSHKIKSIDPCLFDHLYRLQGLLGTSKPVQLISGYRSLDTNNELRAHSRGVARHSYHTKGQAMDFHIEGIQLSNIRKAALKMHAGGVGYYPRSNFVHIDTGPARSW; this comes from the coding sequence ATGGAAAAAATTGATTATCATCGCCGTAAATGGCTGGCGCTAGGAGGTGCCGCTATGGGCATAGCGCTGCTCCCAAGGTCTGCCTTTGCCAGCTTCTCCACCGCTCGTCCGCGTATTTTAGTGGTAAATAACCTGAATACCGGTGAATCCATAAAAGCCGAATTTTTCGACGGCAAAGGTTACAATAAAGAAGAACTGGTGCGGCTTAATTATCTGTTCCGTGATTATCGTTCCCATAAGATTAAATCGATCGATCCCTGTCTGTTTGATCATCTTTATCGCCTGCAAGGGCTGCTGGGTACTAGCAAGCCGGTACAGTTGATTTCAGGATATCGTTCTCTGGATACCAATAACGAATTGCGTGCGCACAGCCGTGGCGTGGCTAGGCACAGTTACCACACCAAAGGGCAGGCGATGGATTTCCATATTGAAGGCATCCAACTGAGCAATATCCGTAAAGCGGCGTTAAAAATGCACGCTGGTGGTGTAGGATATTACCCACGAAGCAACTTTGTACACATCGATACTGGCCCGGCAAGGAGTTGGTAA